The following proteins come from a genomic window of Phnomibacter ginsenosidimutans:
- a CDS encoding FkbM family methyltransferase, translating into MKLDIEGAENELLPTLQPALPNIDYLFVEYHSLQEQPQQLGQLLLMLSNAGFRYHIREAARLAPHPMVEKLTIRRLFDMQLNIWCYRP; encoded by the coding sequence TTGAAACTGGACATAGAAGGAGCGGAAAATGAACTGCTACCCACCCTGCAGCCCGCCCTGCCCAACATTGATTACCTGTTTGTAGAATACCACAGCCTGCAGGAGCAGCCGCAGCAACTGGGCCAGCTCCTGCTCATGCTCAGCAACGCCGGCTTCCGCTACCACATCCGCGAAGCCGCCCGGCTGGCCCCGCACCCCATGGTAGAAAAACTGACTATCCGTCGCCTATTCGATATGCAACTCAACATTTGGTGTTACCGGCCATAA
- a CDS encoding four helix bundle protein, which produces MRSSRSVGIQLVEGHGRRTYPDRIRFCIISRGSLSETLGHLIDAFDAGFINDDQLSRFRIEIDKVEKLLSGYISWLEKQTNQDGNKNA; this is translated from the coding sequence ATTCGAAGCTCCCGTTCTGTTGGAATTCAGTTGGTAGAAGGTCATGGCAGACGTACTTATCCTGATCGAATCCGCTTTTGTATCATCAGTAGAGGTTCGTTGAGTGAAACACTTGGCCATTTGATTGACGCTTTTGATGCAGGCTTCATCAACGATGATCAGCTGTCCCGTTTCAGAATAGAAATAGACAAAGTAGAAAAGCTACTAAGTGGCTACATCTCTTGGTTGGAAAAACAAACAAATCAGGATGGAAACAAAAATGCATGA
- a CDS encoding beta-1,6-N-acetylglucosaminyltransferase, which produces MKICILILAHKNPQQLKRLVARLHAEHYEVLVHVDLKAREIFEPFESYMFSTTAVYWGGYSTVKATLELFDKAMTLNADYYFLISGQDYPLQTRKEIERQIDTSKILMSYDPLPIKGLGLNDGLERYRIFHFQDTGKWVPPFPSFLTRLKRRLGINRKFLKGKKPFVGSQWFGASKEVLAFLLQETEQYEWYFKYVMLSDEMTFHTILANSDYAIKVTNNNFRKIAWDRPGPKPYVWQTSNLEELITSDAFFARKFDCENNFEIFDAIDSHTFQPKN; this is translated from the coding sequence ATGAAAATTTGCATTTTAATACTGGCACATAAAAACCCTCAACAACTAAAACGTTTAGTAGCAAGGTTGCATGCTGAGCACTATGAGGTATTGGTTCATGTTGATTTAAAAGCCCGAGAAATTTTTGAGCCATTTGAAAGCTATATGTTTTCAACTACAGCAGTATACTGGGGAGGCTACAGTACTGTAAAAGCAACGCTGGAGTTGTTTGATAAAGCAATGACCTTAAATGCCGATTACTATTTCCTGATTTCTGGTCAAGATTATCCTTTACAAACCCGAAAAGAAATAGAGAGGCAGATTGATACTTCTAAAATTCTAATGTCATATGACCCTTTGCCCATTAAAGGGTTAGGCTTAAATGACGGACTGGAACGCTACAGGATTTTCCATTTTCAGGACACCGGAAAGTGGGTGCCACCCTTTCCATCTTTTTTAACTAGACTTAAACGTCGCCTTGGCATCAACAGAAAGTTTTTAAAAGGAAAAAAGCCATTTGTTGGAAGCCAATGGTTTGGGGCCTCGAAAGAAGTGTTGGCTTTTTTGTTACAAGAAACTGAACAGTACGAATGGTATTTTAAATACGTTATGCTAAGCGATGAGATGACATTTCACACTATTCTAGCCAATAGTGATTACGCAATCAAAGTCACCAACAATAATTTTCGAAAAATCGCTTGGGACAGGCCTGGGCCTAAACCCTATGTTTGGCAAACCAGCAATTTGGAAGAATTGATTACATCCGATGCATTCTTTGCAAGGAAGTTTGACTGCGAGAACAATTTTGAAATCTTTGACGCAATAGACAGTCACACGTTTCAACCCAAAAACTGA
- a CDS encoding FkbM family methyltransferase produces the protein MLPLQHIKNSLKALAGLSNSPYAEGDISRYTLSATDQERLSNEHSFAQGTVPLAGISTRYTHGASMLHSWQEIFADEVYRFIPNNSKPYIIDGGANIGLSTLYFALRHPQSRIDAYEADPRIFEVLQQNIAAHRPQLKASIQLHQQALWHSNTQLTFHEEGALAGSVVGDFGRTGKTQTVPAINMGQLLQQPVDFFETGHRRSGK, from the coding sequence ATGCTACCCCTTCAACACATAAAAAACAGCCTCAAAGCCTTGGCAGGATTATCCAATAGTCCGTATGCAGAAGGCGATATCAGCCGCTACACCCTATCGGCTACCGACCAGGAAAGGCTCAGCAACGAGCACAGCTTTGCGCAGGGCACCGTGCCGCTGGCGGGCATCAGCACCCGCTACACCCACGGCGCCAGCATGCTGCACAGCTGGCAGGAAATATTTGCCGACGAAGTGTACCGCTTTATACCCAACAACAGCAAACCATACATCATCGACGGTGGTGCCAACATCGGGCTGAGTACCCTCTACTTTGCCCTCCGGCATCCGCAAAGCCGCATAGATGCCTACGAAGCCGACCCCCGCATATTTGAGGTGTTGCAGCAAAACATAGCCGCCCACCGCCCACAACTGAAGGCCAGCATACAGCTGCACCAGCAGGCACTGTGGCATAGCAATACGCAACTTACCTTTCACGAAGAAGGAGCCTTGGCAGGCTCTGTAGTGGGCGACTTTGGCCGTACCGGCAAAACCCAAACCGTACCTGCCATCAACATGGGCCAGCTGCTGCAGCAGCCGGTAGATTTTTTTGAAACTGGACATAGAAGGAGCGGAAAATGA
- a CDS encoding ABC transporter ATP-binding protein codes for MSAPIIQVDNLSKQYRLGQVGTGTIKDDVKRWWHRIRGKEDPFLTIGDSNDRSQKGNSEYIWALKNINFSVQPGEVLGIIGRNGAGKSTLLKLLSRVTEPTTGRIAMRGRVASLLEVGTGFHPDLTGRENIYLNGAILGMTKKKSPASLMKSLTLPG; via the coding sequence TTGTCCGCCCCCATCATACAAGTAGACAACCTCAGCAAGCAATACCGCCTCGGGCAGGTAGGCACCGGCACCATCAAAGACGATGTGAAACGCTGGTGGCACCGCATCCGGGGTAAAGAAGATCCCTTTTTGACCATTGGCGACAGCAACGACCGCAGTCAAAAGGGAAACAGTGAATACATTTGGGCCCTCAAAAACATCAACTTTAGCGTACAGCCCGGCGAAGTGCTCGGCATCATTGGCCGCAACGGCGCCGGCAAAAGCACCCTGCTCAAACTGCTGAGCCGGGTCACCGAACCCACTACCGGCCGCATTGCCATGCGGGGCAGGGTAGCCAGTCTGCTCGAAGTAGGCACCGGCTTTCACCCCGACCTTACCGGCCGCGAAAACATCTACCTCAACGGGGCCATCCTCGGCATGACCAAAAAGAAATCACCCGCAAGTTTGATGAAATCGTTGACTTTGCCGGGGTAG
- a CDS encoding polysaccharide biosynthesis/export family protein: MATPLHNLHYMINRLITTICRQRSTVFLLFLTLAMAACRPSKEAVVDYRFFEKNIDSLNKVVLNLKEPVIQKNDQLVINVSSASLDQSQTQVFNLLGGSTGGGAAQAGAIGYLVDYDGNITLPVIGKVQAAGLTKSQLIQQLEQKLGPYVKDPVLNIRFINFRVMMMGEVGGPGWLSFPNERATIVDAIGQAGITEQGMRTNILLIRQQPNGQVETHRIDLNDALIFQSPYYQLQQNDILYVLPNDSKLIQYQRNNSPFFRDLPVYLGLVTSIMAFGTLIISLTK; encoded by the coding sequence GTGGCAACCCCACTGCACAATCTGCATTATATGATCAACCGGTTGATAACAACGATATGCCGCCAACGCAGCACCGTATTCCTCTTGTTTTTGACGCTGGCCATGGCTGCCTGCAGGCCCTCAAAAGAAGCCGTGGTGGACTACCGCTTCTTCGAAAAAAACATCGACTCGCTGAACAAAGTGGTGCTCAACCTCAAAGAACCCGTCATTCAAAAAAACGACCAGCTCGTCATCAATGTGAGCAGTGCCTCTCTCGATCAATCGCAAACACAGGTGTTTAACCTGCTGGGGGGTAGTACCGGTGGCGGAGCAGCTCAGGCCGGCGCCATTGGCTACCTCGTAGATTATGATGGCAACATCACCCTCCCCGTCATTGGAAAAGTACAGGCGGCCGGACTCACCAAATCGCAACTCATCCAACAGCTGGAGCAAAAACTGGGCCCCTATGTAAAAGACCCCGTGCTCAACATCCGTTTCATCAACTTCCGGGTCATGATGATGGGTGAAGTAGGCGGTCCGGGCTGGCTCAGTTTCCCCAACGAACGGGCCACCATTGTAGATGCCATTGGCCAGGCAGGCATTACCGAGCAAGGCATGCGTACCAATATCCTGCTCATTCGCCAGCAACCCAACGGACAGGTAGAAACTCACCGCATCGACCTCAACGATGCCCTCATCTTTCAATCGCCCTACTACCAGCTGCAGCAAAACGATATCCTCTACGTATTGCCCAACGACAGCAAGCTCATTCAATACCAACGCAACAACTCACCCTTCTTCCGCGACCTGCCGGTATACCTCGGTCTCGTTACCTCCATCATGGCTTTTGGCACACTCATCATCAGTTTGACGAAATAG
- a CDS encoding GumC family protein: MTPFPSEYNPTGDGSGGKFSPADILFKYLAFLPLFIVSLALCIAGGMIYLRYTTPKYTSSVQMLVKSGETNPVYGNQGDIVERALYGPRDINMSNEIQKLRTIAVVKRAVEKNNFHIQYFNEGNIKTSNLFDQVPFRLVPVAIADSNASYKIRFTNMSPSGYTLLVGLEGRETHVWGDVLNINGSRFRLVPKDSSIYIPTTDAINICTWGSPMARANEILNGLLIYLPDPNTTILNLSITNDNPYMGRAILDALVREYILYSVDTKNVAADATIRFIEERLDSLSVELKLIENSLRDYRDQNDVLPVEEQASLFSTRLTENQEKAALVDWHLGMLNNIEQYLQSPRKKTELVPSSLGIEEPTITALIGTFNSLRLEREKTGRQQTAGSLQVQELDKQLDEVQRSLKEAIGNYRQVLLRQRADLLSKNGLYTSYLAKIPDKQRRLLEMERQQKVKEGLYLYLLQRKEEIAITTTSTDPGYAALNPAGGSLNPVEPDEGKIRMFSILLGLLLPIGVIYLRDLLNDKLMTRDDIAKATKVTIIGEIGHVENNKSLVVADKSRNLISEQFRIIRSNLAFMMEKKPFQTILVTSTVSGEGKSFISINIAAVLALSGKRVALLEFDLRRPRIMKNLELKKTGVGISNVLLGLADPADVYTALPGYPELHVYPTGIVPPNPGELVLSIKNKEFFDYLKAHYDYIIIDSAPVGLVSDTFSLAPYIDTSVFIVRHRFTYKRQLSFVEEIYKQGKLPFLWLVVNDLKMGARFGYYGYGYGYGKGYGYGYGHYYGYGGGYFNTGADEYYDIKVPQWRRKWKKWKQKLMFWDR; the protein is encoded by the coding sequence ATGACTCCATTTCCTTCCGAATACAACCCCACCGGCGACGGTAGTGGCGGCAAATTTTCTCCGGCAGATATACTGTTCAAGTACCTGGCCTTCTTGCCCCTCTTCATCGTGAGCCTTGCCTTGTGCATTGCCGGCGGCATGATATACCTGCGCTACACCACGCCCAAGTACACCAGCAGTGTACAAATGCTGGTAAAAAGTGGCGAAACCAATCCCGTATACGGCAATCAGGGCGACATTGTAGAACGGGCCCTCTACGGCCCCCGCGACATCAATATGAGCAACGAGATTCAAAAGTTGCGCACCATTGCTGTGGTAAAACGGGCGGTCGAAAAAAACAATTTTCACATCCAGTATTTCAACGAGGGCAATATCAAAACCTCCAACCTCTTCGATCAGGTGCCCTTCCGCCTTGTGCCCGTAGCCATTGCCGATAGCAATGCTTCTTACAAAATCCGCTTTACCAATATGTCGCCCTCGGGCTACACCCTGCTGGTAGGCCTCGAAGGCCGTGAAACCCATGTTTGGGGCGATGTACTCAACATCAACGGCAGCCGCTTTCGCCTCGTACCCAAAGACAGCAGCATCTATATCCCCACTACCGATGCCATCAACATTTGCACCTGGGGCTCACCCATGGCCCGGGCCAATGAAATTTTGAATGGCCTGCTCATTTACCTGCCCGACCCCAACACCACCATCCTCAACCTCAGCATCACCAACGATAACCCCTACATGGGCAGGGCCATCCTCGATGCCCTGGTACGGGAATACATTTTGTACAGCGTTGACACCAAAAATGTTGCCGCCGATGCCACCATCCGGTTTATTGAAGAACGTCTCGACTCGCTGAGTGTAGAACTCAAACTGATTGAAAATTCGTTGCGGGATTACCGCGACCAAAACGATGTGCTGCCGGTAGAAGAACAAGCCTCGCTGTTTAGTACCCGCCTCACCGAAAATCAGGAAAAAGCCGCCCTGGTAGACTGGCACCTGGGCATGCTCAACAACATTGAGCAATACCTGCAATCGCCCCGCAAAAAAACCGAACTGGTGCCCAGCTCACTGGGCATTGAAGAACCCACCATTACTGCCCTCATCGGCACCTTCAACTCGTTGCGCCTGGAGCGGGAGAAAACCGGCCGCCAGCAAACCGCCGGCAGCCTGCAGGTGCAGGAGCTCGACAAACAACTGGACGAAGTACAACGCAGTCTCAAAGAAGCCATTGGCAACTACCGCCAGGTACTGCTGCGTCAGCGGGCCGACCTGTTGTCTAAAAACGGCCTCTACACCAGTTACCTCGCCAAAATACCCGACAAACAGCGCCGCCTCCTCGAAATGGAACGCCAGCAAAAAGTAAAAGAAGGTCTTTACCTCTACCTGCTGCAGCGCAAAGAAGAAATTGCCATCACCACCACCAGCACCGACCCGGGTTATGCGGCCCTCAACCCCGCTGGCGGTAGCCTCAATCCCGTAGAGCCCGATGAAGGCAAAATCCGCATGTTCAGCATTTTGCTGGGCTTGCTCCTGCCCATTGGCGTCATCTACCTCCGCGACCTGCTCAACGATAAACTGATGACCCGCGACGATATTGCCAAAGCCACTAAAGTGACCATCATTGGTGAAATTGGCCATGTCGAAAACAACAAGAGTCTGGTGGTGGCCGACAAGAGCCGCAACCTCATCTCCGAGCAGTTCCGCATCATCCGAAGCAACCTGGCCTTTATGATGGAGAAGAAACCCTTCCAAACCATCCTCGTCACCTCTACCGTATCGGGCGAAGGCAAATCTTTCATCAGTATCAATATTGCAGCCGTACTGGCCCTCAGCGGCAAGCGGGTGGCCCTGCTCGAATTTGACCTCCGCCGCCCCCGCATCATGAAGAACCTCGAATTGAAAAAAACAGGCGTGGGCATCTCCAACGTACTCCTTGGCCTGGCCGACCCTGCCGATGTATACACGGCCCTGCCCGGCTACCCCGAGCTACATGTGTACCCCACCGGTATTGTACCCCCCAACCCCGGCGAACTGGTGCTCAGCATCAAAAACAAAGAATTCTTCGACTACCTCAAAGCCCACTACGACTACATCATCATCGACTCGGCACCCGTGGGTCTGGTGAGTGATACCTTCAGTCTGGCACCCTATATCGATACCTCGGTGTTTATTGTTCGCCACCGCTTTACCTACAAGCGGCAGCTGAGCTTTGTCGAAGAAATATACAAACAGGGAAAGCTACCCTTCCTCTGGCTGGTGGTAAACGACCTGAAAATGGGGGCCCGTTTTGGCTACTACGGCTATGGCTACGGCTACGGCAAAGGCTACGGCTACGGCTATGGTCACTACTATGGCTATGGTGGCGGCTACTTCAACACCGGCGCCGACGAATACTACGACATCAAAGTGCCCCAGTGGCGCCGCAAATGGAAAAAATGGAAACAAAAGCTGATGTTTTGGGACCGTTAA
- a CDS encoding Wzt carbohydrate-binding domain-containing protein, producing the protein MHVRLGFAVAAHLEPEILIVDEVLAVGDAEFQKKCLGKMKSVSTNEGRTVLFVSHNMEAISNLCTRALLIEHGTLTASGLPADMVRLHLKHESTAAAYQRVTPVPTNSSAILHIHVLNQQGQNSAVFDYTEPVSIRFALQLAADAANANLFVTFLDDRKRRIFSCESASLQQECTLTIPGGIFTRGQYSIQAFINVPKVKAIDEVEDACAFSIIDHHSPMAKHGGYDYGSVFVPHQWQ; encoded by the coding sequence ATGCACGTTCGCCTCGGCTTTGCAGTAGCCGCCCACCTCGAACCCGAGATTTTGATTGTAGATGAAGTGCTGGCCGTAGGCGATGCTGAGTTCCAGAAAAAATGCCTCGGCAAAATGAAATCCGTGAGCACCAACGAGGGCCGGACCGTGCTGTTTGTGAGCCATAACATGGAAGCCATCAGCAACCTCTGCACCCGTGCCCTGCTCATAGAGCATGGTACACTTACCGCCAGCGGTCTGCCGGCAGACATGGTACGCCTGCACCTGAAACATGAAAGCACCGCCGCTGCATACCAGCGGGTTACTCCTGTACCCACAAACAGCTCCGCTATTCTGCACATCCACGTACTCAACCAGCAAGGCCAAAACAGCGCCGTGTTTGATTATACCGAACCCGTCAGCATTCGCTTTGCCCTGCAGCTGGCCGCAGATGCCGCCAATGCCAACCTGTTTGTAACCTTCCTCGACGACCGCAAACGCCGCATCTTTTCCTGCGAATCGGCCAGCCTGCAACAGGAATGCACCCTTACCATACCCGGAGGCATTTTTACCCGTGGGCAATACAGCATACAAGCATTTATCAACGTACCCAAAGTAAAAGCCATCGATGAAGTAGAAGATGCCTGTGCCTTCAGCATCATCGACCATCACTCGCCCATGGCCAAACATGGTGGCTACGATTACGGCAGCGTCTTTGTGCCCCATCAATGGCAGTAG
- a CDS encoding acyltransferase family protein, whose protein sequence is MVATITAASLCPINGSSISGKHESAISAFSRPRSLRSIAILLVVLEHGTYFDFGRRPNRYDAQFFLNGVELFFVLSGFLIGRILIRQMQQSNQPATMLRHFWIRRWLRTLPLYFAALLANVWLVYAGWMVGNTDTISWRFLLFLQNFRWYFNGFFMESWSLAVEEWFYLLFPIGLLLLRKVFSFPKAFLMAAAGMLLFAVGYRWHISPLVTNAEQWDMLLRKLVLCRLDALMVGCLLAWAWENHAIWLTRFRWPLFVVGLLVYLSVLVIPGFPNSSYFRLAYLSVNAMAIGGMLPLFACLPAIGTWPQSIIGFISKISYSMYLVHAMVLGLMLHNPLLNTGHYWLNLLLYSTATIGIASITYRCIEKPVLQYRDKHFAA, encoded by the coding sequence ATGGTGGCTACGATTACGGCAGCGTCTTTGTGCCCCATCAATGGCAGTAGCATTTCCGGCAAGCATGAATCAGCCATCTCAGCGTTTTCCCGGCCTCGATCGTTGCGCAGCATCGCCATTTTGTTGGTAGTACTGGAGCATGGCACCTACTTCGATTTTGGCCGCCGCCCCAACCGCTACGATGCGCAGTTCTTCCTCAATGGCGTTGAACTGTTTTTTGTGCTGTCCGGCTTTTTAATTGGCCGCATCCTCATCCGCCAGATGCAACAGAGCAATCAACCCGCCACCATGCTCCGCCACTTTTGGATTCGCCGCTGGCTGCGCACCTTGCCGCTGTATTTTGCGGCCTTGCTGGCCAATGTATGGTTGGTATACGCCGGTTGGATGGTGGGCAATACCGATACCATTTCGTGGCGCTTTTTGCTGTTTCTGCAAAACTTTCGCTGGTACTTCAACGGTTTTTTTATGGAGAGCTGGAGCCTGGCAGTAGAAGAGTGGTTTTACCTCCTGTTTCCTATTGGCTTACTGCTCCTCCGAAAAGTCTTTTCGTTTCCAAAAGCCTTTCTGATGGCCGCAGCGGGCATGCTGCTGTTTGCAGTAGGGTACCGCTGGCATATTAGCCCACTGGTCACCAATGCCGAGCAGTGGGACATGCTGCTGCGCAAACTGGTATTGTGCCGCCTCGATGCGCTGATGGTGGGCTGCCTGCTGGCCTGGGCCTGGGAAAATCATGCCATTTGGCTTACCCGCTTTCGGTGGCCGCTTTTTGTGGTGGGGCTACTGGTGTATCTCTCTGTGCTGGTCATACCCGGGTTCCCCAACAGCAGTTATTTCCGGCTGGCCTACCTGAGTGTAAACGCCATGGCCATTGGTGGCATGCTGCCCCTCTTCGCCTGCCTGCCTGCTATCGGCACCTGGCCACAATCCATCATTGGCTTCATCAGCAAAATATCCTATTCCATGTACCTGGTGCATGCCATGGTGCTGGGCCTCATGCTGCACAACCCCCTACTCAACACCGGTCATTACTGGCTCAACCTGCTGCTGTACAGCACTGCCACCATTGGCATTGCCAGCATCACCTACCGCTGTATAGAAAAACCGGTATTGCAATACCGCGACAAACACTTTGCCGCTTAA
- a CDS encoding FkbM family methyltransferase translates to MPLLRTLRFIATQHAFSRRRPAQALLRFVQWQWHARLRATPKLVPWTNNSQLWLAPGLRGATGNHYCGLHEFEDMSFLLHLLRPQDSFADIGANTGTYSILAAAQIGARVYSFEPVPAALHWLQQNINANQVQQQVTIIPKAVSNQTGEVHFTSHLDAMNHVLDNAEAHSIAVPCTTLDEALQEATPLLLKIDVEGNEHRVLQGAEKLLSSPGLKAMIIETTHQPFRPPHPQTTHEWLLQQGFAAYTYAPYTRQLIPLATPHHHNTLYLRDIPFIEQRLQSAAPFGLWGRNI, encoded by the coding sequence ATGCCCCTCCTCCGCACCCTACGCTTCATTGCCACACAGCATGCCTTCAGCCGCCGACGGCCGGCACAGGCACTGTTGCGGTTTGTGCAGTGGCAATGGCATGCAAGACTCAGGGCTACGCCCAAGCTGGTACCCTGGACCAACAACAGCCAGCTCTGGCTGGCACCGGGCCTGCGGGGTGCCACCGGCAACCACTACTGTGGCCTGCATGAATTCGAAGACATGTCTTTTTTGCTGCACCTGCTGCGGCCACAAGACAGCTTTGCCGATATTGGGGCCAACACCGGCACCTACAGCATACTGGCCGCTGCACAAATAGGTGCCCGTGTGTATAGCTTCGAACCCGTGCCGGCAGCCCTGCATTGGTTGCAGCAAAACATCAACGCCAACCAGGTGCAACAACAGGTTACCATCATCCCCAAAGCAGTGAGCAACCAAACGGGTGAAGTGCATTTTACCAGCCACCTCGATGCCATGAACCATGTGCTCGACAACGCTGAGGCCCACAGCATAGCGGTACCCTGCACCACGCTGGACGAAGCCCTGCAAGAGGCAACTCCTTTGCTCCTGAAAATAGATGTAGAGGGCAACGAGCACCGGGTACTGCAAGGCGCCGAAAAATTATTGTCATCCCCCGGCCTTAAGGCCATGATTATAGAAACCACCCACCAGCCCTTTCGGCCACCACACCCGCAAACCACGCATGAGTGGTTGCTGCAACAAGGCTTTGCTGCCTACACCTACGCCCCCTACACCCGCCAACTCATACCACTGGCCACACCCCACCACCACAACACCCTCTACCTCCGCGACATTCCCTTCATCGAACAACGCCTGCAATCTGCAGCGCCTTTCGGGCTCTGGGGCAGGAACATTTAG
- a CDS encoding class I SAM-dependent methyltransferase — MVPIILELLNPKSVIDVGCGPGNFLKVFQDLGIDDVFGVDGSWVQEDTLYVDKQNFNAIDLTAGFDVKRKFDIALCLEVAEHLPEKSANALVSSLCQHTDMIVFSAAVPLQGGQNHINEQPFSYWREKFEHLGYHWIDCFRPLLWEIPELAWWYKQNTFLIAKNPTQLNLKRLNDNLSNAVQIHPDLFQERDTRLNSQLSHYRELYDAVLEGKFQTSTYLKCIRKHIMRKLKLIK, encoded by the coding sequence ATGGTACCCATTATCCTGGAACTACTGAACCCAAAGTCGGTAATTGACGTAGGTTGTGGTCCTGGGAACTTTTTGAAGGTATTTCAGGATTTAGGCATCGATGATGTATTTGGAGTTGATGGATCGTGGGTACAAGAAGATACCCTGTATGTTGATAAGCAGAATTTTAATGCAATTGATTTGACAGCTGGATTTGATGTCAAGAGAAAATTTGACATCGCATTGTGCTTAGAAGTAGCAGAGCATTTACCTGAGAAAAGTGCAAACGCTTTAGTATCAAGTCTGTGCCAGCACACTGATATGATTGTTTTTTCTGCTGCTGTACCGTTACAAGGAGGACAAAATCACATCAATGAACAGCCTTTTTCTTATTGGAGAGAGAAGTTTGAACACCTTGGATATCACTGGATTGATTGCTTCAGACCATTGCTTTGGGAAATTCCTGAACTGGCGTGGTGGTACAAACAAAATACATTCCTTATTGCTAAAAATCCGACTCAATTGAACCTGAAACGTTTGAATGATAATCTTTCCAATGCCGTTCAAATTCATCCTGACTTATTTCAGGAAAGGGATACTAGACTAAACAGTCAGTTAAGCCATTACAGAGAACTTTATGATGCCGTTTTAGAAGGTAAGTTTCAAACCAGCACGTACTTAAAATGCATACGCAAACATATTATGAGAAAACTAAAACTCATCAAATGA
- a CDS encoding four helix bundle protein, which translates to MGTFKDLTVYKKAFAQAMEIFHISKEFPPEEKYSLTDQIRRSSRSICVNLAEAYRKRQYEAHFVSKLSDCDAENSETQVWLDFAHASHYINNETYQKLYLSTEEIGRLLNDMLANPKKYIGFLSKK; encoded by the coding sequence ATGGGAACTTTTAAAGATCTCACGGTATATAAAAAGGCTTTTGCGCAGGCAATGGAAATCTTTCATATCAGCAAAGAATTTCCACCGGAAGAGAAGTATTCCCTAACAGACCAGATAAGAAGATCTTCTCGTAGTATTTGTGTGAATTTGGCTGAAGCATACAGGAAGCGACAATATGAAGCCCATTTTGTCAGCAAACTATCTGACTGTGATGCTGAAAACAGTGAAACGCAGGTTTGGTTAGACTTCGCACATGCCAGCCACTATATCAACAACGAAACCTACCAAAAGCTGTATTTGTCAACGGAGGAAATTGGTCGCTTGTTGAATGACATGCTGGCTAATCCTAAAAAGTATATCGGCTTCCTGTCAAAAAAATAA
- a CDS encoding ABC transporter permease, giving the protein METTIIEPNRRSRTYLRDLWQYRDLMVLFVKRDFTARYKQTLLGPLWHLIQPALTTAMSVLLFNVVAGIGTNGVNPVLFQMSGIVIWSYFAACLTNTSNTFIANAGIFGKVYFPRLVSPISVVISQLIQFGIQLFLLICVMLYFHWIAPTGQPANPSTYQLTNWLLIPIVLLLMAGMGLGLGIIISSITTKYRDFTVLIGFGVQLLMFASAVNYPLSALDNMQTTHPWVYQLVQYNPLAALVELFRNSILGAEVQYWQLAYSSAWMLVLLFIGMRLFSRVEKTFMDTV; this is encoded by the coding sequence ATGGAAACCACCATCATCGAACCCAACCGCCGCAGCCGCACCTACCTGCGAGACCTCTGGCAGTACCGCGACCTGATGGTCTTGTTTGTGAAACGCGACTTCACCGCCCGGTACAAACAAACCCTGCTGGGGCCCCTCTGGCACCTCATACAACCGGCCCTCACCACTGCCATGAGTGTGCTGCTCTTCAATGTGGTAGCGGGCATTGGTACAAATGGCGTCAACCCCGTGCTGTTTCAAATGAGCGGCATCGTTATCTGGAGCTATTTTGCCGCCTGCCTCACCAATACCAGCAACACCTTCATTGCCAATGCCGGCATTTTCGGCAAAGTGTATTTCCCCCGACTGGTAAGCCCCATCAGCGTGGTCATCAGCCAGCTCATCCAGTTCGGCATCCAGCTCTTCCTGCTCATCTGTGTGATGCTCTACTTCCATTGGATAGCACCCACTGGTCAACCTGCCAACCCGTCAACTTACCAACTTACCAACTGGCTCCTCATCCCCATAGTCCTGCTCCTCATGGCCGGCATGGGCCTTGGCCTCGGCATCATCATCAGCAGCATCACCACCAAGTACCGCGACTTCACCGTGCTCATTGGCTTTGGCGTACAACTGCTCATGTTTGCCAGTGCGGTCAACTATCCGCTGAGTGCCCTCGACAACATGCAGACCACCCATCCGTGGGTATACCAACTGGTACAATACAATCCGCTGGCGGCCCTTGTGGAGCTGTTTCGCAACAGCATCCTCGGTGCCGAAGTACAATACTGGCAACTGGCCTACAGCAGCGCCTGGATGCTGGTGCTCCTCTTCATCGGCATGCGCCTCTTTAGCCGGGTAGAAAAGACGTTTATGGATACTGTGTAG